Proteins encoded together in one Microbacterium sp. ABRD28 window:
- a CDS encoding AEC family transporter: MLTALTGFVVVGVAILIGYILGRINLLGEHARPVLARLTFFVLSPFLLFVVLAEADVRTLFSSLLPVSAIAAVAVIVVYAVIARVVWRRSVAETTIGSLSAGQVNSNNIGIPLSLYLLGDAAFPAPVILLQLLVFTPITMAILDAVTSGRSSLGKTVGRVVSNPIVIGSALGAAVSISGVELPEVVMAPAALVANACVPVLLISYGLSLYGQRVLGAHGRRRDVVLASTLKLLVMPAIAWAVATLVFALPRADVLVIVVLAALPTAQNVFNYAQRFDVGEAIARDTVFLTTIGCIPVLLAATAILG, translated from the coding sequence ATGCTCACGGCTCTCACCGGCTTCGTCGTGGTGGGTGTCGCGATCCTCATCGGCTACATCCTCGGGCGCATCAACCTGCTCGGCGAGCACGCGCGCCCGGTGCTGGCACGGCTGACCTTCTTCGTCCTGTCGCCGTTCCTGCTCTTCGTCGTCCTGGCCGAGGCCGACGTGCGAACGCTCTTCTCGTCGCTCCTGCCGGTGTCCGCGATCGCCGCCGTGGCGGTCATCGTGGTCTACGCGGTCATCGCGCGCGTGGTGTGGCGCCGGTCCGTCGCCGAGACGACGATCGGGAGCCTGAGCGCAGGCCAGGTGAACTCCAACAACATCGGCATCCCCCTCTCGCTCTACCTCCTCGGCGATGCGGCGTTCCCGGCGCCGGTCATCCTCCTGCAGCTCCTCGTCTTCACGCCGATCACGATGGCGATCCTCGATGCTGTGACATCCGGGCGTTCGTCCCTCGGGAAGACGGTCGGTCGCGTCGTCTCCAATCCGATCGTCATCGGCTCCGCGCTCGGCGCGGCGGTCTCGATCAGCGGAGTCGAGCTGCCGGAGGTCGTCATGGCTCCGGCCGCGCTCGTGGCGAACGCCTGCGTGCCGGTGCTGCTCATCAGCTACGGCCTGTCGCTGTACGGGCAGCGCGTCCTCGGCGCCCACGGGCGACGCCGCGATGTGGTCCTCGCGTCGACGCTGAAGCTGCTGGTCATGCCCGCGATCGCCTGGGCGGTCGCGACCCTGGTGTTCGCGCTCCCCCGCGCCGACGTACTGGTCATCGTCGTTCTGGCCGCTCTTCCGACCGCGCAGAATGTGTTCAACTACGCCCAGCGCTTCGACGTCGGTGAGGCGATCGCGCGGGATACGGTATTCCTGACCACGATCGGATGCATCCCGGTCCTGCTGGCTGCGACTGCGATCCTCGGCTGA